ACTTGAACAGATGGCAGGGGGATTCGGATATGCTGTCGGGTTTATGTACTTTATTGCCGCTTGTGAAATTTTAGGAGGGATTGGGCTTATTGTTGGATACTGGAAATCAACAATTGCTTTACTTGCTTCAACTGGATTAGTCATTCTTATGGGAGGGGCTGTATTTTCGCATTTAAATGCAGGCCAAGGTATGGGTGCAGCAATGCCTTCTTTAGTTCTCTTTATTTTAGGATTAGTTGTACTTATTGGTAAGGTGAAAAAATAAATACAATTGAGAACACACGACATTTTTAACATGTCGTGTGTTTGTTTAACTAATTCTACTGTCATTTGAATTTGTGCACTATTTATTTCTCTAATGACTATAAAAAACA
This region of Cytobacillus sp. IB215665 genomic DNA includes:
- a CDS encoding DoxX family protein, producing the protein MKWVTRIIQGLLAVAFILSGVMKFVGGAEQLEQMAGGFGYAVGFMYFIAACEILGGIGLIVGYWKSTIALLASTGLVILMGGAVFSHLNAGQGMGAAMPSLVLFILGLVVLIGKVKK